The genomic window TGATGAAGCTACCGGTGCAACACTAGATGTACCACACACCCTTAGAGCTCGCAAAAGGTCTAGGGCTACAGCTTCACAAGTTGATGCTGGTGGTTCACTGGTTTTTTCTAGGAAAAGACGATGTGTTGATGAGCCTTGTGAAGACaatgaggaggaagatgaaaCATTTGGTGATGGTCTAGATGATGGGGACACTAGCGATAGCTTGCAATCTACTGAAGATTCAACTGATGATgacaaggaggaggaaggcgttGAAGTGGCTGTGGGGCGCAAGCCATCCAATGATGATGACTTTGACTGGGATGATTGATTTTAGGACTATCTTCATATGTTTTGGGAATTGGGAATTGGGATGTTGGCTTACTTTTGCTACTCTAGGAGTAGGACTTAAGACCTTGTTGGCTGCTGCCATTTAAATTACTTTTGCAGACTTGTTATTGGAAACTTGATCCTTAATGGTTTATGTTTGCTATATTATTTACTTGCTGCcctaatatttattttgttatctATTTTTGCCATTTTACATTTTCTTCATTTGCTCAATGCAAGATCTgtacttatatttatatatgattgATGATTCTTCTTGCTGATTGCTtgttttgtcaataatgcagGGTATTTCTCAAATTCAAGTAGAAGGAACTATCAAGAATCAGAAATTGGGCTCAATGCAAGTAAGTCATCAATAATCACCATGCTAATTAGATTATTATGTTTAGTTTTATCTCTTGTTGACTTGTTATCTTGCTTGGTGCATTAGAGTAGATAGTTTATACTATACAAAATACTAAAAACAGTATAATAGTAGTACAGACTATATAGACCATCCCTGATTTTTGGCACAAGTCGACCGACTAGTCGTGGCAAGTTGACGACTAGTCATCGATTAGTCGACCAAGTCGACAAGTCGTTAGAGGTATAACTCGACTCGACTTTACGACTTGACAACCATGGTAGTAGCAAGAGTCGTACTGCTAGTACTGTAACACAAAAGAGTAGATTCTATCAGTCCGCTAGGGAAGGTGACTTTGACATAGACTTGGCATGTAGCCTGTCACCTAGACAACTACGGATGGACACTATGCTGAATAAGGATGCACCTAGAGCACTTGGAATGGCTTGGGCAACATTTTTTCATACCAATGATATTCTTGGTAGGAAGCTTGACTGTCCTTACTTTAAAGCTGCGATAAAGTTGACTCAAGAGCTTGGTAAGGGGGTGCCATCACCTTCTGGTAAACAAGTAGATGGTGTTTACCTTCAATCAAACTATGAGGAGTTGAATCAAATAATGGATGAATTCAAGAGTAGTTGGAAAGAGTATGGAGTTACAATTATGTGTGATTCATGGACATGACCTAGCATGATGAGCCTCATAAACTTCATGATTTACTGTAATGATCGAATGTATTTCCACAAGTCTGTGAATGCGACCGGTAAAATACAAAATTGTGAATTTTTGTATGATTGCATTAGAGAGGTGGTTATTAGTGATATTGGTGTTGAGAATGTAGTTCAGCTAGTGACAGATATTGATTCCAACTACAAGAAGGCTTGCAAAGAGCTGATGAAAGAACATCCACACATTGTATGGCAGCCATGTGCAGCACATACCATCAACCTAATGTTAAAGGACTTAGGGAGTTTGTCTCTTATCGACCAAGTGGTGTGCAGTGCTAAGAAGATTTGCAAGTTCTTCTATGATCATAACAGGTCAGCATGGTATTCTTTATAGCTTTCATTTAAATGTACACACTTTAACTTATCTAATAGATGATGTATTTTGCAGGCTCCATGCTCAGATGAAAGAGAAGATAGGTGGAGAGTTGATCCGACCTAATGCCACAAGGTTTGGCACCGTCTTTGTCTTCTTACAAAGTTTTTGGGACCGAAAGAAGAAGTTCCAGAAGTGGATGGTGTCGGAAGAGTGGACCAACAGTGAGTGGATTGTTGAGGCAGATTATGATTACACTTATGATTGTTTGACAAGTCGGAGTTGGTGGGAAGAGTTGAAATGGGTGCTAGATGCTTGCAAGCCGCTATTTGTGGTACTTAGGTTTGCTGACCGCCAAAAAAATGCAACACTCTCTGGATTTTTGCCAAGGATTTTGAAGGCGAAGCAAGAACTGGACAGTCACTTTGGCAATGCATCAGAAGAGGAGAAGCTTGTATTGGAGAAGATCAATAAGAGGATCTCAAGTTTGCTGGACACAGGCTTCATGCGTGCAGGTTTGatatttttcattttgttgTCATTTATTTTTAATGAGTATTTCTGTGGCTGGTTCAATTGTTTACAAATTTTTACTTGCTGATTTATGTAGCTGGTGCACTTGATCCTGAGACCCACTACAAGTATGGTAATGTTGCAAACCATCCTGCATATTCAAAAGCCGTAACACTAGCACTAGTGAAGATTGCAAAAAACGATGACGAGGCAGCTATAGTTATCAATCAGTTTCAGCTGTTCCGCAACAAAAAGGGCATGTTTTCCTCCGGTGCAGCAAAGATTGCATCATCTATATGTAGTGCAGGTACTTCAAATCATAGCTGTTGTAAATTACATGAATTCCATACTGTTAGGTTGAAGGGTATTAAAATAATGCAAGTTTGTGCTATTGTAGGTGACTGGTGGGAAGCTTATGAAGGGGACTATCCAGAACTGCAAAAGCTTGCCAAGAGAATTGTGTCCCAATGCATGTCCTCTAGTGGTTGTGAGAGGAACTGGAGTACATTTGCATTGGTCCACACAAAAGTGAGAAACCGGCTTGGTTATGAAAAGTTGCACAAGCTGGTATTTGTGCACTACAATTTGAAGTTGTGACTCCAACAATTTGAGATGGAAGTGATACAAAGGGAGAAGGAGGATGATCCTATTGGAGTAATGATGGATGTCGCTCTTTATGATGAAGGAAATCCAATTATGGAATGGCTTTCAAATGCTAGAAGTGAATCTGCCCCAAtaattgaagaagaagaaattcgaTCAGAGATAGAAAGATATGAGCCGGATCCACAATCGCCAACCAATGTAGTCATTGATGATGTGCTCGTTGACATGAGTCACAGATTCCTTGATGAGCCTATTAGTGCTTTTgcgaagagaaagagagataaagATGGGAAAGGGGCAaatcagaagaagaagaagggaaaatCTGTGCATATAGAAGAGGAGGATGTTGCTAATGGTGATGACACAGACATCAACTCTATGATAACCGTAGCCCTGAATATGCAGAGTCAGGGGATAGCAGCTCTGCTAGTGGGGATAGCAGCTCTGCTAGTGAGGACATCCCTGATGATGAAAATGATTTTGTGGTAGCCAAAAACAGAACCTCTAACGACGCCCAAGCAAGGAACACCAAAGGTgattttatattatttgaaCTTAACCATATTGTTGTGTGTGCTAATTTACTTCTATACTAGGTGCTGAGATCCATCCTACTTGGCGTGCAAAGAGGAGGCTGAAGAATATCAATGTCTTAACACGACAAAAGTAATTCTCTTTGgtaattctatatttttttttgcatgttactGATGCCAGCGTATATGGATGCATGAATATTAAAGCAATTGGATGCTATGATAGTTCATGGATGCACATGTATAAATATTGTCTTGCATTTCTAATGTGTCACCAGGATAGGTTACTTTCAGGTTATTGTTCACATTCAAACTCTGGATAGAAGGTCCATGTAGTGGCCTTTAATGCCTTTTATGCAAGTTACATCACACAACTTTGGTAGTAATTTAGTTGgctttttatagaaattagttCAATACAATCACTTCATGGATCAGGAAATTTTCTGCTATTGAAAAGTGGCTTAGAGTCTGTTCTGTACAGGAAATGGCTAAAATAACACTAGTTAAactcatcatcgtcatcatttGCAAAAGACTTCATCTCAGGTTTAAATTATCAGATTTGGAATGGAATGTTCCAATAAAAACAGCACACCAAGTCAAGAAAATTTATCAGCTTTAAATTATCAGATTTGGAATGGAAGTTTCTCACAAACACTAAAATAgcaaaatttgaacaaaatatgtTGCAGCTGAAGCCCACCCTGATGCATGTAGTGTCACCTTGCTTGCTTCTGCAACTTGACTTCCAGCTGGGCGGGCACTGTCCTGTTGCTTCACCAAGAGCTTCTATTTTGTACTcccccgtcccataatataagggattttgagtttttgcttgcactgtttgaccattcgtcttattcaaaaaaatttagaattattatttattttctttgtgacttattttattatccaaagtactttaagcataacttttttcgttttttatatttgcacaaattttttgaataagacaagtgatCAAACATTGcgagcaaaaactcaaaatctcttatattatgggacggagggagtagtacttatGTTGTTGAATGAACTGCAATCTGATATGGTGTTGTATTTCTACCACTTGTGTATTTTGGGGCTGTACGAACTGCTATGGACATTTTGAGCTCATGGTGCTTTATGAACTGCTATGGACATTCTGATATGGTGTTGTATGATGCTATGGACATTTTGAGCTCATGGACTGTTGGACTGATGTACTAAGGGACATTATGAACTGATGTGCTGCTATATTTGTAGACATTATGAATTGATATGCCGCTGTGGGTGTAGACATTATTTGTAGACATTATGAATTGATATGCCGTTGAATTGTCATTAGGAAATTTGTATCATCTGTCAGTGGGTGTGTTCGGCTGATGTGTTGATGTGCTGCTGTTCAGACTttgaataagccaaacggcatatttgcaaacgaaaaataatttataaataaaacttttatatttgcgttcttagcgatctaaaagccaagtctgaaaaataaacttcgatgaaaaaacctcaaaatcaactctaaattaaagttgaaaatttaaattttggctacagtataagcgaaacgatggggctgCTACATTTTATCATCTGTCAGTGGGTTTGTTTGGCTgtattttgtgaatttgtgatgcagcagctgcagcttgtaTGCCTGCCAAACAGTGCTTTTGTTgctatctgttttttttttcatttttcagaaatttcgcccgaaattttaaattttgaattcaaatttttttaaaaaaaattcgtccGAAATTTCCGCaatatttctgaaatttctgaaatttcggaaTTTTGGTGACCCCTAATAAAAATCAGTAAACCGATAGGTCGAACCTGGCGACGACTCGCCCTCCCGTCCGACCGCTCGTTCCCCAACGGGCGCCAGTCGTTCGGATGCCGTGCGCTACCACCTCAGTTGTTCTTCCTCTTTCCACTCTTCCCTCTTCATTTCTCTGTCATGGTCGAGCCGTGCCTGACCAGGATCCTCACCCTGCCACAGCTGCTTCACACCTTCCACGCTGCCCACGCGCTCCTGCTTGTCCACCATGCACACCCTGGCACACACGTCCAAGGACATGTCGTTGCCGATGCCAACTATCTTGCAGACCATCAGGGCGAGGATTCCCccgagcggcggtggcaccgTGGGGCAGGAGTGAGTGCGGAGCGCGACGGCTGTGGGGAGAACATTGAGGTAGCACACGCAGCCGCGTgggaggcgaaggcggcagCGCACTCCGTCTTGGGGAGGGCGCAGGTGAAGTGAAGATTAACTAACAGCTGTCAGAATATATCAGCTCCATCTCTGAAGAAATGTAGTATAATTAACAGTTGTGGTCAATTTATTGGTTGCCAATTACAATTTTGCAATCGCTTATGGGAAGCACACAAACTGAACAAATATATTGCTGATTCAATGTCGATGCTGCACTGCCCTTCGCAGCCCTCCGCTATCGACATTGTGTCGGGCGTCTTGTAGATGGACAGGATCGGAGCTCCacccagggtttcccaaaccgctgGGGTCAGAGTTACCGCACACGCCCcagcggtaagcacggttaccgcgcggtaaccgtggtAACCGTGGCAAACCGTACGAAACcatgtaaaatttatcaaaatttcaaattattttttaaatttatttgaatttaaggaggttaccgtggTTTTCCTTTTACCGTACCCCCACAGTAAGCACGGTAACCACGATAACCACGCGGTTACCGGCGGTTTTGCAAACCCTGGCTCCACCTTCCTTGGCCGACCCAGCCCGAAGTCGGTGTCATACACGTCATACTGCGACGAGCCGGTGTGGCATCATCGACATGATGTCGACCTCCACGGAGCAAGGGCGGAGACAGTTCCACAGGTACTCCTGCGGCACAGGTGGGGAAAGCCTACGGCGACATTCCACCAAGAACAGCAGGTGCACGAGGCAGGTCGACGCGTACGCGCACGCCACGATGAAGGACGAGCAGTGGACACCGCTGTCGCTCGCCATGATATATATGCTGCTTGAGCTTGTTGGTGTAGTCGTGGGTGAGCACGAACGAGCGCTGGTGTGGCACGGGATGAGCAACACGCGACGGAGGGCAATGATCATCAGTGGCGTGCAAAGCGTGCCGGCGCTCCGCGCTCTCCCGCGTGGCCTCCCAGAGATCGGCATCGCACAGTGAAGAGCCTCCCGAGCAGCCTCAGCCGGCGGTGAtgaagatgagatgagatgagatgagatgagatgagatgaggagGACGATAACGTGTGGGTCCCGCTAACTGACTTAGCGAGGTACACGCGGTCAACCTGACACATCAGCGTAAACCGCtttcaaaaccaccaaaggagTCAGTTTGTACGGGTTTTCAAAGATGGAGGAGGTGTTATACCCAGTTTTACGGTTAAGGGAGGCGATTCAATGAAGAGCAAGAGATGCGTgagacaaaatagacttattccttttgtGCTATGGACTTAGGCTAAACGAAGTGGGCTACTATGCTATTCTACTCCGAACGGGTAGAAAGCTTGTGTGGTAAGGACTCAAGGTGacatccaaccaaacacactATTTGTTCACTCTATCCCTCTCATGTGCTGGTCtaaatgaaaattttgctaTTTCAATACAGTTTCTCTCTAATTGGTTAAAAAACAATAAACCAATAGATGATGTGTTATAGCAAATTATAGTTTTTGTAGGTGCCCTTCAGTCATAGTAACATGTTTTTCGATGTCCACCaacaaattacacaaattttgcgTCTActataaaatttgattttgagatTTATGTGCAACAAGCAATATATGGAATATTATCTATTTTCAACCATTCAAATTTGTATTGACCACAATGTACAGTTTGGGACTTGAGAAGACGTACCATTTGAGAAACGCCCAGGGGGTCTTTCGGCTAGCTAcataaggtggtgggctagacgacctgggtttGAAGCCTCActctttctaattatttgatattatgtAATTTCTTAATATTTGCTTCTTTAGAAGACGTACATTTCTCAGATGCCATGCTCTCTTTCAGGCCCCCAAGGTATTCTGGCATAAATACAGGCTATAAATATGTCGTTATATTTTCTACCAAAAACAATTAGTAGTTTTTAGGAAAGCCTATTCGTCATGTGATTGAAAATTTCACACTCAAGATAGCTCTAAGATTCACAGGACCCTATTATAACCTAACCCATTTTTGTCCGCTCATCACTCACTCCATATGTTCTCCTCGCGTGTCTGTCTATCACCCCGCTCCTTAATTAATtcaagagaaaaggtagagattaacccttaattaattatacactgCTGAATAAGAATTCTAGCTATGAGAGAGTATATAGTAGCTAATATAACTAGACATTATCATAAAACGGATAGGAAGCAGTATATACTAGGAGTagtagctactccctccttttcagaATATAAGAAAGGTTAGAGTTAgacatggttattaagaaaatggatagaattaaatagaaagatgttatgattggttgagaagtggaggtaggtgaaaAAAGTGAatagtggagggttgtgattggttgggaatgGAATGTtagtgaagaagttgttataatttagGATAAATTCTAAGTGCTAAAAGTGATtggttgtgattggtttagTCCCGTAGCAAGGAGTAATATAATTAACATTATCATCAATGCATGTACTAATACATATCCGTCGGTCTATCCAACGAAAGCTGGTACGTCAGACTTGTCTAGGCACCACGTGTCACTGCTACGGGACCCTGCTACGGgactcatcgtcgtcgccgtcgccgacggcgatggTCACCGGCAGGCAGTAGAACGTGGTGGCGACGCCGCCGTTGCTCCTGCTGATCCTCCCGTCGATCTCCATGCGGGTGGTGAGGAAGCCGTCCACCTGTATCGCCGCGCTGATGCCACGGCCGTCGAACAGCGCCTTCACGTAGCGGAGAGgcacgtcctccgccgccgccagcgacaccctcgccgccgcctcgtgcgcCACCTGCTGCGCCACGGGCACGTCCGGGAACGGGAACTGCGCGAtgatcggcgccgccgccgccggcgaggcggcgtcgccgtcgtcgatggCCCGGAGCACGACGGTGATGCCCGTGTACTCGATGGAGGCGCGGCCGCTGGGGTTGAAGGCCCTGAGGACGAAGCTCATGTTCACGCGGGGCAGCGGCTTCATCGCCGGCATCCTGCTGACGGacacgcggccgccggcgacgcttAGCCGGAGCTTCTCCGGGCGGATGACGACAACGGCGAGGACGGTGACCACGGAGGCCACCGTGCAGCGCACAAGGTTCAGCCACCGGAATCTTGCCGTCGGCTGTAGCTTGCTGCCGTCGTCCATGACGAACACACTTACACACGCTCCGCACACAGTACTGTTAAGTTAGCTGGTTGAAATAATTCACGTCACTCCATGATCCATCTGTTGCCTACCTACTATATTTATAGACATTTATTGCTGTGTTCTGATACAAATtgattaaggccctgtttagttccacacaaaaattttacaccctgtcatatcgaacatttgaacatctgtataaagtattaaatatagacttaaaaaataactaattgtatagattgtgactaattgcgagataaatcttttaaacctaattgcttcatgatttgacaatgtggtgctacagtaaacatttgctaatgatggattaattagcttaattaataaattcgtttcatggtttactaacggattctataattagtttttttattagtgtctgaATACCctatacgacaccctatataatacccgatgtgacacgccaaaactttacgccatagatctaaacaccccctaactaGTAAAAGAAACAACGCTGTCGTTGAAACGGAATTAATAAACCGCAATCACAACTTCTCACACGTGCAGCACACTCGATCCCATTCCCATGACTAAATTTCCAGTCGCCTGAATACCACAAATATTTTCAGTCACAGAACATTATACATTTGCTAAGCCTAAAACTTTAGTGCTATGTAATACTACTTTCGTaatcgtaaaggaagtcgtttagaaaaatgtttaagtcaaatcttgaaaatataaatcatgaataactatcaagttgttgagtttgaaaataaaaattatatgaataaatttgtcttgaaaaatactttcataaaagtatgcatatatcacttttcaataaatatttttgtagaaacaagaagtcaaagttatattttggagaccgtgtcgctgtccaaaacaacttcctttacaagtacggagggagtatgtaattaTACTTTTATTGCTATATGTtattttgtatttatatatgtttgaattttttatggaattttataaagaaaatttttactgagaattttgtaaatttttgagTTATAAGTTTATTCTGTGTAAATTTCTGGATCTTTTCTTATAGAACAgtttattgtttaattattaggGAGTTATGAGAACCATTAAATTATCACCAAGTGATAAAAAAACGAATAAAATGTTCAAAAATTTCAGGCGTATGAAACTAAGATATTAGAATAGTTTCCTGAAGATATATAATAAGCAACAAGCACTGACTAGATAGGAGTTTAGCAATGTTAAGCAGCTGATACAAGGCAACACACGACATAGATAGGAAAACACGGATTGTCTTCACTTTCTTCATTTCTTGCAGACACCCATGGCGAGCAGCACTACATCATGGCGGCCATCGCCGGAACCCTCGCCGCCAgcgccatcgtcatcgtcaccTCCGTCGTCCTCAGCCCGACGCGGATATCCTTCtcggtcaccggcggcggcgcgtccaTCAGCCGTTCCGCCGGCGGCCAGGCGTTTCTCCTCAACctcaccatcgccgccgacaACCCCAGCCACCGGGCCGGGGTGCAGTACCTCGCCTTCGCGGTGAGCTTGCAGCAGTTCACCGCGAGGAACAGGATGGAGTCGGTGGAGGCGACGGTCCAAGATGGCGTCCCGTTCTACCAGCCGCCGGCAAGCTCGAGGAACGTGCTCGTGACGGCGTCGCTCGTCAACAAGAACTTCTTCGGCgccagccatggcggcggcggcggcagaggcccTCCGTTCACCGTGGTGGTGAAAGGACAGGTAAGGTTCAAGGTCTGGCTGGCCTACTCCAGGCCGTACGACGTCGCGGTGGAGTGTGCGCCTGTCGACGTCTTctccggtgccggcggcgcCAAGACTAGCCCCAAATCCACCATGGTCAAGTGCATCCCCTGACATGCATACACATGTCATCTACTCTCTCCATGTAGAGATTCTAGCCAAAATTGAGAAGCATATAAGTTTGGATTCCCAGAAAAAATGCGCTACATTTTAAAACCGAGGGAGAAGCTATATGATATGATGGTCATTGTCGTTTCGTTCATGCCTTCAATTGACATGTTCTAACAATGTATAATGTAGTCTAAATGATTTATTAGATATCATATTAATTGATTAGCAAAGTGGTTATTTATGGCCATAATTTTATGAATAGTGAACTTTTTGCTCAGTGACAATGCCAATGGGCTAGATATAGTACATTCAAGGCCACtgtttttaaggaaaaaaaaagttacaataAGATGCTATGCAAGTATAATTGTACAAAGCATGATTggtacttagggtgtgtttagttcacgccaaaattgaaagttcggttgaaattggaacgatgtgatggaaaagtttaaagtttgaagaaaaagtttggaactaaactcggccttataTAGGGGCAGAAAGTTGTGGTACGGATCAACCGTACGTCATTTTTAACTGCAaactactactctctccgtccgaAAATAAGCGCAGTCATAATTTCCGTGTCCATATttaatcatccgtcttatttaaattttttttaaaaaaacttaaaaacataagtcacacataaagtactattcatgttttataatctaataacaatataaatactaattattttttttaaataaggcggcctatcaaagttggacacataAACATACATGGCTCCGTTTATTCCTGGACGGAGGGAGTTACTAATTCCTTAGAGTTAGAGGTTCCTCAATTCCCTTGTGGAGATTGCAAATCAAGCCTTTTACTACATCATCGTTCTGTCGGGGAAATTCCCAGCCGTTGGTTCAAACCCAACATGAGAATTCGTTGCAAACTTAATCACGTAACAGCTAACACAACTCCAAAATTAAAGGATTCTAGGTTGTATAGCAAAGTCTATGGGGGTGGAATTACTATGTTATCCCGGAGAGGTTGATTCGAAAAAATCACGTCTAGCAGTATAAATATCACTGAGCAATAAATAATATAGTGGTTGGAATATTGACCTGGTAAATTTTGAAAGAGGTTTGCGGACAAAATTTTGTGAACGGAGGAGCGAAAGTAATTAATAAAGGAGGAAGCATGAGTTCAGTGGAAGAACGTGCAGGCCAGAGCAGTTATGGGAGGAAGGA from Oryza glaberrima chromosome 6, OglaRS2, whole genome shotgun sequence includes these protein-coding regions:
- the LOC127777667 gene encoding uncharacterized protein LOC127777667, with amino-acid sequence MDDGSKLQPTARFRWLNLVRCTVASVVTVLAVVVIRPEKLRLSVAGGRVSVSRMPAMKPLPRVNMSFVLRAFNPSGRASIEYTGITVVLRAIDDGDAASPAAAAPIIAQFPFPDVPVAQQVAHEAAARVSLAAAEDVPLRYVKALFDGRGISAAIQVDGFLTTRMEIDGRISRSNGGVATTFYCLPVTIAVGDGDDDESRSRVP